A genomic window from Halogeometricum borinquense DSM 11551 includes:
- a CDS encoding glycoside hydrolase family 15 protein yields the protein MRLRTALNEYKRDNGRFPEESPTGDGAFSGHGDRLVYVGPTGSLRDHSSALSGLYGIDRSRFAIEANGEIRWFDTLDTVRQHYYRETSLVETEYDAGEYTVHQYDLTLGRAHVTHVELRGAIPTGAHLTAFLTLAPEGRETRVGRLIHENGGPNGTQAVEVFHRNEHDYVTASTGLDDVRGQIPERFDEILSEDAFEFPREAVLDRYEDTHLSGDIVVSAPLEPDGRAARTTLVTQLSDHGTLTREEALSDLTHCALEHASADSIRAAARERAEVYVPEHVPRQDLVRSDLRALSLLTAPTGAHIAGPEFDPFYTHSGGYGYTWFRDEAEVSRYLLASDDRLDLELTDRLATSARFFCESQLDDGSWPHRAWAVDGSLAPGWAHARVENSSKPEYQADQTASVVTFLARILERRTELDPELVGDVRDAIERGIECLDETLEDDGLPERCQNAWENMIGRFTHTAATFLQAYATVAQAPVSDDVADHAAAQATTVFEGIDQLWDDEYEVYALRLQGDTLDSRLDSATFSLVDAFVAYDELEGLPETELDQLESHMETALSDLYRQTDSVSGLVRFEDDHWRSAEQSGEKVWSLSTAWGANAAATFAVLLDEYGRQKKADLFLERATELYDLLRPNGPFTTAGGYLSEQVFDDGTTDSAAPLGWSHAMRLHATSLLSEYDALPAPKPAPSGPESRPRWTTGEKYGVGTVADHTEDDPSRVWFTLTEGSLTEVRFPRVDLMNLRTLDMLVVDADPESSYTARTHNETRRDDAADTIERRAEMAEDDALLFRHVITESGDGRGHEWTLTVEYATDPEHDALLADISFEATDDNEYDLFAVADTALVNTGGEDRGLRLGQMGSYHLVARDAGPYDQQGKTRPLLIDREGNEYSVAIAMTAAGRFDWGTVGVAGSDHLSELFSEGELPNAQESVDNENVVLVGRIGSGTNLGETIALGFAEHADTAAALGEAAGALTRGYETVRTSYADSWAEFLADKELPASVADDETLANQYRACLMALRAVEDKTFLGAGIASPSVPWGEAVTSDEPKGYGYNFVWSRDLYQVFTVFEAVGDVETAADALEYIYEYQQDRRGFIPQNTYLNGRTRWGGEQMDNISFPAVMAYMLAERGVTFDDVGYDYVNVKRSADYVARNGPPTAQERWEEEAGYSPSSIAAEIAGLASAAAIAIDEGHDADALIWLALADDWTDNVESWTATRTGTERHDTVPYYVRITRGGDPDAGHLRTLANNGPTLDEREIIDGGFLELVRLGIKPADDEVIQNSVTEVDSTIRVDTPYGPAFYRYNGDGYGERERDEEGAPWSIESKGKGRLWPIFTGERGEFELLNGTEEGPLAPENLLETMAGFANSGRMLAEQVWDREHSTAYNWEFGEGTGAATPLAWSMAQFVRLAHGVDAGDPVETPAFVRERYVDSDRPDRPKLQVSTRFMGDNLIVNGQTNAAVIAVKTPSETTMVEPEGGTFEAVLGIEHGENQVTVAAATDADLTAAGTNVTRFTL from the coding sequence ATGAGATTACGGACCGCGCTGAACGAATATAAGCGCGACAACGGGCGCTTTCCGGAGGAATCTCCGACAGGAGACGGCGCGTTCTCCGGTCACGGGGACCGGTTGGTTTACGTCGGGCCGACCGGGTCACTCCGCGACCACTCGTCTGCACTCTCGGGGCTGTACGGTATCGACCGGTCCCGATTCGCCATCGAGGCGAACGGGGAGATACGGTGGTTTGACACGCTCGATACGGTTCGGCAGCACTACTACCGCGAAACGAGCCTCGTAGAGACGGAGTACGACGCGGGCGAGTACACCGTCCACCAGTACGACCTCACGCTCGGACGGGCGCACGTCACTCACGTCGAACTCCGCGGTGCGATTCCGACTGGCGCGCACCTGACGGCGTTTCTGACGCTTGCGCCGGAAGGACGCGAGACGCGTGTCGGCCGTCTCATCCACGAAAACGGCGGTCCGAACGGAACACAAGCCGTCGAAGTGTTCCACCGAAACGAACACGATTACGTCACGGCTTCGACCGGTCTCGACGACGTTCGAGGGCAGATTCCCGAGCGCTTCGACGAGATACTCTCGGAAGATGCGTTCGAGTTCCCGCGCGAGGCGGTTCTCGACCGCTACGAAGACACGCATCTGAGCGGCGATATCGTCGTCTCGGCCCCGCTCGAACCCGATGGCCGCGCCGCGCGGACGACGCTCGTTACGCAGTTGTCCGACCATGGGACGCTCACCCGCGAGGAGGCGCTGTCAGACCTCACACACTGCGCACTCGAACATGCCTCCGCCGACAGCATCCGGGCGGCGGCGCGCGAACGCGCCGAGGTGTACGTCCCAGAACACGTCCCCCGACAGGACCTCGTTCGCTCGGACCTTCGCGCACTCTCGCTTCTGACCGCACCGACGGGCGCACACATCGCCGGGCCGGAGTTCGACCCCTTCTACACCCACTCCGGCGGCTACGGCTACACGTGGTTCCGTGACGAGGCCGAGGTGTCGCGGTATCTACTCGCCTCCGACGACCGGTTGGATCTCGAACTCACTGACCGACTGGCGACGAGCGCACGATTCTTCTGTGAGAGCCAGTTAGACGACGGATCGTGGCCCCACCGCGCGTGGGCCGTCGATGGCTCGCTCGCTCCCGGATGGGCGCACGCCCGCGTCGAAAACTCGTCAAAGCCCGAGTACCAAGCCGATCAGACGGCAAGCGTGGTCACGTTCCTCGCACGCATTCTGGAACGTCGGACCGAGTTGGATCCGGAACTTGTCGGAGACGTTCGAGACGCCATCGAACGCGGCATCGAGTGTCTGGACGAGACGCTCGAAGACGACGGACTTCCGGAGCGGTGCCAGAACGCGTGGGAGAATATGATCGGCCGGTTTACGCATACCGCCGCGACGTTCCTACAGGCGTACGCGACCGTCGCGCAAGCGCCGGTTTCCGACGATGTAGCCGACCACGCCGCAGCGCAAGCGACGACGGTGTTCGAGGGTATCGACCAGTTGTGGGACGACGAGTACGAGGTCTACGCGCTTCGGTTGCAAGGCGACACGCTGGACTCACGTCTCGACTCGGCTACGTTCTCGCTCGTCGATGCGTTCGTCGCCTACGACGAACTCGAGGGCCTTCCCGAGACGGAACTCGACCAGTTGGAATCACACATGGAGACGGCGCTGTCGGATCTCTACCGCCAGACGGATTCGGTGTCCGGCCTCGTTCGGTTCGAGGACGATCACTGGCGAAGCGCCGAACAGAGCGGCGAAAAGGTCTGGTCGCTCTCGACGGCGTGGGGTGCGAACGCCGCCGCGACGTTCGCTGTCCTCTTAGACGAGTACGGCCGACAGAAGAAAGCGGATCTGTTCCTCGAACGAGCGACTGAACTGTACGACCTGCTCCGACCCAACGGCCCGTTCACCACCGCTGGTGGGTATCTGAGCGAACAGGTGTTCGACGACGGAACGACGGACAGCGCTGCACCGCTCGGATGGTCCCACGCGATGCGCCTCCACGCCACGTCCCTCCTCTCGGAGTACGACGCGCTTCCTGCACCGAAACCCGCGCCGTCGGGGCCGGAAAGCCGTCCGCGATGGACCACCGGCGAAAAGTACGGCGTCGGAACCGTCGCAGATCACACTGAAGACGACCCCTCGCGCGTCTGGTTCACGCTCACTGAGGGCTCATTGACCGAAGTTCGCTTCCCGCGGGTTGACCTGATGAACCTGCGGACGCTGGATATGCTGGTCGTTGACGCCGACCCCGAGTCGTCGTACACGGCACGGACGCACAACGAGACGCGCCGCGACGACGCCGCCGACACCATCGAGCGCCGCGCGGAAATGGCCGAAGACGACGCACTCCTGTTCAGACACGTCATCACAGAGTCCGGTGACGGACGCGGCCACGAGTGGACGCTCACTGTCGAGTACGCGACGGATCCGGAACACGACGCGTTGCTGGCGGACATTTCGTTCGAAGCCACGGACGACAACGAGTACGATCTGTTCGCCGTCGCCGACACCGCCCTCGTGAACACGGGCGGAGAGGACCGCGGGTTGCGTCTCGGCCAGATGGGGAGTTACCACCTCGTCGCCCGCGACGCCGGGCCGTACGATCAACAGGGGAAAACCCGACCGCTCCTCATCGACCGGGAGGGCAACGAATACAGCGTCGCCATCGCCATGACCGCTGCCGGGCGGTTCGACTGGGGAACGGTCGGCGTCGCCGGATCTGACCACCTCTCGGAACTGTTCTCCGAAGGAGAGCTACCGAACGCACAGGAAAGCGTGGACAACGAGAACGTCGTTCTGGTCGGCCGCATCGGAAGCGGGACGAATCTCGGAGAGACGATTGCGCTCGGCTTTGCAGAACACGCAGACACCGCGGCCGCGCTCGGTGAGGCCGCGGGCGCGTTGACACGCGGATACGAGACGGTCCGGACGAGTTACGCCGACTCGTGGGCGGAGTTCCTCGCAGACAAGGAACTCCCGGCATCGGTGGCGGACGATGAAACGCTAGCGAACCAGTACCGCGCCTGCCTGATGGCACTGCGCGCCGTCGAAGATAAGACGTTCCTCGGCGCGGGAATCGCCTCGCCGTCGGTGCCGTGGGGTGAGGCGGTCACCTCCGACGAACCGAAAGGATACGGTTACAACTTCGTCTGGTCGCGCGACCTGTATCAGGTGTTCACGGTGTTCGAGGCCGTCGGCGACGTGGAGACCGCCGCCGACGCTCTCGAATACATCTACGAGTACCAGCAGGACAGACGCGGCTTCATCCCACAGAACACCTACCTCAACGGACGAACCCGCTGGGGCGGCGAGCAGATGGACAACATCTCGTTCCCCGCCGTCATGGCGTACATGCTCGCCGAGCGAGGCGTCACGTTCGACGACGTTGGCTACGACTACGTGAACGTCAAGCGCTCTGCGGACTACGTGGCTCGCAACGGGCCACCGACGGCCCAAGAACGCTGGGAGGAGGAAGCGGGCTACTCGCCCTCCTCCATCGCCGCCGAAATCGCAGGGCTGGCCTCCGCCGCCGCGATAGCTATCGATGAGGGGCACGACGCCGACGCCCTCATCTGGCTGGCACTCGCTGACGACTGGACGGACAACGTGGAGTCGTGGACGGCGACACGAACGGGGACGGAGCGACACGACACCGTTCCCTACTACGTCCGCATCACCCGTGGTGGCGACCCGGACGCCGGACATCTCCGGACGCTGGCGAACAACGGGCCGACGTTAGACGAGCGTGAGATCATCGATGGGGGTTTCCTCGAACTCGTCAGACTCGGTATCAAGCCCGCCGACGACGAAGTGATCCAGAACTCCGTCACCGAGGTGGACAGTACAATCCGCGTCGATACGCCGTACGGACCGGCGTTCTACCGCTACAACGGCGACGGCTACGGCGAACGCGAACGCGACGAAGAGGGCGCACCGTGGTCCATCGAATCGAAGGGCAAGGGTCGTCTCTGGCCCATCTTCACCGGCGAACGCGGCGAGTTCGAACTACTGAACGGCACCGAGGAAGGCCCACTCGCCCCCGAAAACCTCCTCGAAACGATGGCCGGATTCGCAAACTCCGGTCGGATGCTCGCAGAGCAGGTGTGGGACCGCGAACACAGCACGGCGTATAACTGGGAGTTCGGCGAGGGAACTGGAGCGGCGACACCGCTGGCGTGGTCGATGGCGCAGTTCGTCCGCCTTGCACACGGCGTTGATGCGGGCGACCCCGTCGAAACGCCTGCATTCGTCCGCGAACGCTACGTTGACTCAGACCGGCCGGACCGACCGAAACTGCAGGTGAGTACGCGCTTTATGGGCGACAACCTCATCGTCAACGGCCAGACGAACGCCGCCGTCATCGCGGTGAAGACGCCGAGTGAGACGACGATGGTCGAACCCGAAGGTGGGACGTTCGAGGCCGTTCTCGGAATCGAACACGGCGAGAACCAAGTGACCGTGGCCGCGGCGACAGATGCCGACCTGACCGCCGCCGGGACGAACGTCACCCGGTTCACGCTCTGA